One Clupea harengus chromosome 3, Ch_v2.0.2, whole genome shotgun sequence DNA window includes the following coding sequences:
- the wash1 gene encoding WASH complex subunit 1 isoform X1, whose product MVRMTQKHYLEGQVYTVPLIQPDLRREEAVHQITDALMYLEKISTDIFTRVSQSVEMNRAHLQTVTDRITLAQARVQKIKGSKKATKVFSSAKFPAPDRLQDYTSIFSGAADPASHRPQRYRVQAKLRPFDEKTLQEKLLYFPVCVSTKKRSEDETEEGLGSLPRNINSVSSLLLFNTTENLYKKYVFLDPLSGAVTKTHTSLETEKEEKPFDAPLSITKREQLERQAPESYFYVPDLGQVPEIDVPSYLPDLPGIADDLTYSADLGPGFAPSVPASAIIPELPSFTEPEEANGPGASFRGATLPPPPPPPPPPDSALSQASPAAAPPPPPPPPPLDSPVVMDSTHTQPSGAVKGAPKKGAGPGDGRANLLESIRNAGGVGKAQLRNVKERKLEKKKQKEQEHVVAAASGGDFMSDLFNKLAMRRKGISGKGPGGGDSDGPSGAGSAFARMSDVIPPLPAPQQAGGEEDEDWEA is encoded by the exons ATGGTCAG gatgacACAGAAGCACTACCTGGAGGGACAGGTGTACACTGTGCCCCTGATCCAGCCTGacctgagaagagaagaggccgTCCATCAGATCACTGATGCCCTTATGTATCTGGAGAAAATCTCTACAGACATCttcaccag ggtgtctCAGAGTGTGGAGATGAATCGGGCCCATCTGCAGACAGTCACAGACCGCATCACACTGGCTCAGGCTAGAGTACAGAAGATCAAAGGCAGCAAGAAAGCCACCaag gtgttctCCAGTGCTAAGTTCCCCGCTCCAGACCGTCTCCAAGACTACACGTCCATCTTCTCGGGGGCAGCAGACCCCGCCTCCCACAGACCACAGCGCTACCGTGTGCAGGCCAAACTCCGCCCCTTTGATGAGAAGACACTACAG gagAAGCTGCTctatttccctgtgtgtgtgagcactaaGAAGCGTTCAGAGGACGAGACAGAGGAGGGGCTGGGCAGTCTACCCAGAAACATCAACTCAGTCAGCTCCCTGCTCCTCTTTAACACCACAGAGAacct gtataAGAAGTACGTGTTCCTGGACCCGTTGTCGGGTGCCGTGACGAAGACACACACGAGCCTGGagacggagaaggaggagaagccCTTTGATGCTCCGCTGTCAATCACCAAGAGGGAGCAGCTGgagagacag gctCCAGAGAGTTACTTCTATGTCCCAGACCTGGGCCAGGTGCCTGAGATTGACGTCCCCTCTTACCTGCCTGATCTGCCCGGCATCGCGGACGACCTCACCTACAGCGCCGACCTCGGGCCCGGCTTCGCCCCGTCAGTGCCAGCCAGCGCCATCATACCCGAGCTGCCCTCTTTCACCGAGCCTGAGGAGGCAAACGGAcctg GTGCTTCTTTCAGAGGGGCAACCCTGCCccctccgcccccaccccctccccctccagacTCCGCCCTCTCACAGGCGTCACCTGCTGCGGCTCCGCCCCCTCCGCCACCTCCCCCACCGCTAGACAGCCCAGTGGTGAtggactctacacacacacaaccatctg GCGCGGTGAAGGGGGCGCCCAAAAAGGGGGCGGGGCCGGGCGACGGGCGGGCGAACCTGCTGGAGTCGATCCGGAACGCGGGCGGCGTGGGCAAGGCTCAGCTGAGGAACGTCAAAGAGAGGAAGCtggagaagaagaaacagaaggagcaggagcatg tggtaGCAGCTGCAAGTGGAGGAGACTTCATGTCTGACCTGTTCAATAAGCTGGCTATGCGCAGGAAAG GTATCTCGGGTAAAGGCCCAGGGGGCGGGGACTCTGACGGGCCCTCGGGAGCTGGCAGCGCATTCGCCAGGATGTCAGACGTGATCCCGCCCCTTCCTGCACCCCAGCAGGCCGGgggggaagaggatgaagacTGGGAGGCGTAA
- the wash1 gene encoding WASH complex subunit 1 isoform X2: MTQKHYLEGQVYTVPLIQPDLRREEAVHQITDALMYLEKISTDIFTRVSQSVEMNRAHLQTVTDRITLAQARVQKIKGSKKATKVFSSAKFPAPDRLQDYTSIFSGAADPASHRPQRYRVQAKLRPFDEKTLQEKLLYFPVCVSTKKRSEDETEEGLGSLPRNINSVSSLLLFNTTENLYKKYVFLDPLSGAVTKTHTSLETEKEEKPFDAPLSITKREQLERQAPESYFYVPDLGQVPEIDVPSYLPDLPGIADDLTYSADLGPGFAPSVPASAIIPELPSFTEPEEANGPGASFRGATLPPPPPPPPPPDSALSQASPAAAPPPPPPPPPLDSPVVMDSTHTQPSGAVKGAPKKGAGPGDGRANLLESIRNAGGVGKAQLRNVKERKLEKKKQKEQEHVVAAASGGDFMSDLFNKLAMRRKGISGKGPGGGDSDGPSGAGSAFARMSDVIPPLPAPQQAGGEEDEDWEA; the protein is encoded by the exons atgacACAGAAGCACTACCTGGAGGGACAGGTGTACACTGTGCCCCTGATCCAGCCTGacctgagaagagaagaggccgTCCATCAGATCACTGATGCCCTTATGTATCTGGAGAAAATCTCTACAGACATCttcaccag ggtgtctCAGAGTGTGGAGATGAATCGGGCCCATCTGCAGACAGTCACAGACCGCATCACACTGGCTCAGGCTAGAGTACAGAAGATCAAAGGCAGCAAGAAAGCCACCaag gtgttctCCAGTGCTAAGTTCCCCGCTCCAGACCGTCTCCAAGACTACACGTCCATCTTCTCGGGGGCAGCAGACCCCGCCTCCCACAGACCACAGCGCTACCGTGTGCAGGCCAAACTCCGCCCCTTTGATGAGAAGACACTACAG gagAAGCTGCTctatttccctgtgtgtgtgagcactaaGAAGCGTTCAGAGGACGAGACAGAGGAGGGGCTGGGCAGTCTACCCAGAAACATCAACTCAGTCAGCTCCCTGCTCCTCTTTAACACCACAGAGAacct gtataAGAAGTACGTGTTCCTGGACCCGTTGTCGGGTGCCGTGACGAAGACACACACGAGCCTGGagacggagaaggaggagaagccCTTTGATGCTCCGCTGTCAATCACCAAGAGGGAGCAGCTGgagagacag gctCCAGAGAGTTACTTCTATGTCCCAGACCTGGGCCAGGTGCCTGAGATTGACGTCCCCTCTTACCTGCCTGATCTGCCCGGCATCGCGGACGACCTCACCTACAGCGCCGACCTCGGGCCCGGCTTCGCCCCGTCAGTGCCAGCCAGCGCCATCATACCCGAGCTGCCCTCTTTCACCGAGCCTGAGGAGGCAAACGGAcctg GTGCTTCTTTCAGAGGGGCAACCCTGCCccctccgcccccaccccctccccctccagacTCCGCCCTCTCACAGGCGTCACCTGCTGCGGCTCCGCCCCCTCCGCCACCTCCCCCACCGCTAGACAGCCCAGTGGTGAtggactctacacacacacaaccatctg GCGCGGTGAAGGGGGCGCCCAAAAAGGGGGCGGGGCCGGGCGACGGGCGGGCGAACCTGCTGGAGTCGATCCGGAACGCGGGCGGCGTGGGCAAGGCTCAGCTGAGGAACGTCAAAGAGAGGAAGCtggagaagaagaaacagaaggagcaggagcatg tggtaGCAGCTGCAAGTGGAGGAGACTTCATGTCTGACCTGTTCAATAAGCTGGCTATGCGCAGGAAAG GTATCTCGGGTAAAGGCCCAGGGGGCGGGGACTCTGACGGGCCCTCGGGAGCTGGCAGCGCATTCGCCAGGATGTCAGACGTGATCCCGCCCCTTCCTGCACCCCAGCAGGCCGGgggggaagaggatgaagacTGGGAGGCGTAA